From the genome of Gemmatimonas phototrophica, one region includes:
- a CDS encoding DUF4160 domain-containing protein translates to MSPTVLREGPFRLFFFSREEPRMHVHVSHPDGEAKFWLVPHVALADAVGLTARQLTEAQDIVERHTREIRDAWLRHFGP, encoded by the coding sequence ATGTCGCCAACCGTCCTGCGCGAAGGCCCCTTCCGCCTGTTCTTCTTCTCGCGTGAGGAACCCCGAATGCATGTACACGTGTCTCATCCGGACGGGGAGGCCAAGTTCTGGCTGGTACCGCACGTGGCACTCGCGGACGCGGTCGGTCTCACCGCTCGGCAGCTCACTGAGGCACAAGACATTGTCGAACGTCACACAAGGGAGATCCGCGATGCCTGGCTCCGCCACTTCGGCCCCTGA
- a CDS encoding DUF2442 domain-containing protein has protein sequence MPGSATSAPEVTNVSRHGFWLLLGEEELLVRFDDFPWFRQATIEALTRVEWPSPDHLYWPLLDVDLSVRSIQRPADFPLVSRATPAPATGT, from the coding sequence ATGCCTGGCTCCGCCACTTCGGCCCCTGAGGTCACAAACGTCTCCCGGCACGGCTTCTGGCTGTTGCTGGGCGAAGAGGAACTGCTTGTACGGTTCGACGATTTCCCGTGGTTCCGACAGGCGACCATTGAGGCGCTCACGCGCGTCGAATGGCCGAGTCCGGATCACCTGTACTGGCCGCTGCTGGACGTGGACCTCTCCGTCCGCTCAATCCAACGGCCGGCAGATTTTCCTCTGGTATCGAGAGCGACCCCTGCCCCAGCGACGGGTACGTAA
- a CDS encoding Uma2 family endonuclease, producing the protein MPNVQERRWSVEDVWALPEDPARRYETVDGELLVSPMPWFVHQRAVTRIGGALIGYVEAQPIGEVMFSPYDVVLDPFTLMQPDVLVIHPVGMDVVRGEVPPPAPFLAIEVLSPSTVRSDRLRKRPRYQRAGIECWLVDLESELIERWTPEADRPEVCAGTVVWQPAGAGSAFSLEVPIFMRAVLGPAESVG; encoded by the coding sequence ATGCCAAACGTGCAGGAGCGCCGCTGGTCGGTGGAGGACGTGTGGGCGTTGCCGGAGGATCCTGCGCGTCGGTACGAGACCGTGGACGGGGAGCTGCTGGTGAGCCCCATGCCGTGGTTTGTGCACCAGCGGGCGGTCACGAGGATCGGTGGCGCGCTCATTGGATATGTCGAGGCACAGCCGATTGGCGAGGTCATGTTTTCGCCCTACGACGTGGTGCTGGACCCATTCACGTTGATGCAGCCCGATGTCCTGGTCATCCATCCCGTGGGAATGGACGTGGTGCGCGGAGAGGTGCCACCCCCGGCGCCGTTTTTGGCGATTGAGGTGCTGTCCCCGTCGACCGTTCGGTCGGATCGGCTGCGCAAGCGCCCGCGATATCAGCGGGCCGGGATCGAGTGCTGGCTGGTGGACCTCGAGTCGGAGCTGATCGAGCGGTGGACGCCGGAGGCCGATCGTCCGGAAGTGTGTGCCGGGACGGTGGTGTGGCAGCCGGCGGGCGCCGGGTCCGCCTTTTCGCTCGAGGTGCCGATATTCATGCGAGCGGTGCTGGGGCCTGCCGAATCTGTTGGCTGA
- a CDS encoding glutamine--tRNA ligase/YqeY domain fusion protein yields the protein MSENSAAPRRDFIREMVAEDVATGRFGRGPATRFPPEPNGFLHMGHAKSICLNFGIAQEFGGTCNLRFDDTNPATEDVRYVESIQRDVQWLGFQWDGLYYASDYFEQLYDIAESLVLKGKAYVDDQNEEQIRTNRGTVTSAGTPSPWRDRSADENLDLLRRMKAGEFPDGAKVLRAKIDMAHPNMIMRDPLLLRIRHAHHYRRGNDWCIYPLYDFAHGLSDAIEGITRSLCTLEFKDAREIYDWLVAEAGFTNPPTQIEFARLELDYTILSKRKLLRLVNDGHVSGWDDPRMPTIAGLRRRGVRPEAIRAFAEVIGVARKDARVEIATFEHAVRNDLNMEVPRVLCVLNPLKVVLTNYPEGQVEMLDAPSYPHDVPKTGSRSMPFSRELYVDRDDFMEDAPKKFYRLSPGREVRLRFGYLITCNEVIKNDAGEVIELRCTYDPDTRSGNAPDGRKVQGTIHWVSAAQALSCEVRLYDRLFSQPNPDDVPEGQDFLSALNPASLVVIPDARIEPSVANDPIGSRYQFERTGYFMSEPESSTPEKLVFNRIVGLRDSWAKEVKKG from the coding sequence ATGTCTGAAAATAGTGCGGCCCCGCGTCGCGACTTCATCCGTGAGATGGTCGCCGAAGATGTGGCGACCGGCCGCTTTGGCCGTGGGCCGGCCACGCGGTTCCCTCCCGAGCCAAATGGCTTTTTGCATATGGGGCACGCGAAGTCCATTTGCCTGAACTTCGGGATCGCCCAGGAGTTTGGGGGCACCTGCAATCTGCGCTTCGACGACACCAACCCCGCCACGGAAGACGTGCGGTACGTGGAGTCCATTCAGCGCGACGTGCAGTGGCTGGGCTTCCAGTGGGACGGACTGTACTACGCCTCCGACTACTTCGAGCAGCTGTACGACATTGCCGAGTCGCTGGTGCTCAAGGGCAAGGCGTACGTGGACGACCAGAACGAAGAGCAGATCCGCACCAACCGCGGCACGGTTACCTCGGCGGGGACGCCCAGCCCGTGGCGCGATCGCAGTGCCGATGAGAATCTCGATCTGCTGCGTCGCATGAAGGCCGGCGAGTTCCCCGACGGCGCGAAGGTGTTGCGCGCCAAGATCGACATGGCGCACCCCAACATGATCATGCGTGATCCGCTGTTGCTGCGTATTCGCCATGCGCATCACTATCGTCGCGGCAATGACTGGTGCATTTACCCGCTCTACGATTTTGCGCACGGCCTGAGCGATGCCATTGAAGGCATCACGCGCTCGTTGTGCACACTGGAGTTCAAGGACGCGCGCGAGATTTACGACTGGCTCGTCGCCGAGGCCGGGTTTACCAACCCGCCCACGCAAATCGAGTTTGCGCGCCTCGAGCTGGATTACACGATTCTCAGCAAGCGCAAGCTGTTGCGGCTGGTGAACGACGGACACGTGAGCGGCTGGGATGATCCGCGCATGCCCACCATTGCCGGGCTGCGTCGTCGTGGTGTGCGTCCGGAGGCCATTCGCGCGTTTGCCGAAGTCATTGGTGTGGCGCGCAAGGATGCGCGGGTGGAGATCGCCACGTTTGAGCATGCGGTGCGCAACGACCTGAACATGGAAGTGCCGCGCGTGTTGTGCGTGCTCAATCCGCTCAAGGTGGTGCTCACGAATTATCCGGAAGGGCAGGTGGAGATGCTCGATGCGCCGAGCTATCCGCACGATGTGCCCAAGACGGGGTCGCGCAGCATGCCCTTCTCGCGTGAGCTGTATGTGGACCGCGACGACTTCATGGAAGACGCGCCGAAGAAGTTCTATCGGTTGTCGCCGGGTCGTGAGGTGCGGTTGCGGTTCGGGTATCTCATTACCTGCAACGAAGTCATCAAGAACGACGCCGGCGAGGTGATTGAGCTGCGCTGCACGTACGACCCGGACACGCGCAGCGGCAACGCGCCGGACGGTCGCAAGGTGCAGGGCACCATTCACTGGGTGAGCGCGGCGCAGGCGCTGTCGTGTGAAGTGCGGCTGTATGACCGTTTGTTTTCGCAGCCCAATCCGGATGATGTGCCCGAGGGGCAGGACTTCTTGAGCGCGCTCAACCCGGCGTCGCTGGTAGTCATTCCGGACGCCAGGATCGAGCCGAGTGTGGCGAACGATCCCATTGGGTCGCGTTATCAGTTCGAGCGCACCGGGTACTTCATGAGCGAGCCCGAGAGCAGCACGCCGGAGAAGCTGGTGTTCAACCGCATTGTGGGGCTGCGGGACAGCTGGGCGAAGGAAGTGAAGAAGGGGTAG
- a CDS encoding deoxyribodipyrimidine photo-lyase, whose product MTISISATTAPHPLDADYVRDQLVPRTVDVNGKTYNPDGEYVLYWMQATHRLDENWGLRAAIRTANRVNLPLVIHQGLDPTYPHASDRHHTFILQGARDTARHAESLGLHYQFVLRRTREDDRRVVDRVAARAYVVITDLFPTAGIRERVARFAERVNCRVLAVDSVCSVPSGAFTKAEFAARTIRPKLGKLLDHAIEPVAEGMPRVAVSEPLRLSLRATIAEGGGLVPLALATMSDDDIAREVAQCEIDHTVPAVALAGGSVAATARFAAFLFSALPNYAEQRNEAGDADGTSRLSPYLHYGQIPSARLIREARTTGVAAADLDAFVQQVTTWRELAYNWCVRTPNFDQLSALPDWVQRTMAEHVNDPRPALYDLEELETGHTGDRLWNASQHELVTQGIIHNYPRMLWGKTILLWTPDYEQARTIMFHLNDKYALDGRDPNSVGGIMWCLGLWDRPWGNKPVWGGIRPMVTHRAKMKFDVEGYIARVRGSRLL is encoded by the coding sequence ATGACCATTTCGATTTCCGCCACGACTGCACCGCACCCGCTCGACGCCGACTACGTGCGCGACCAACTGGTCCCGCGCACGGTGGACGTGAACGGCAAGACGTACAATCCCGATGGGGAGTACGTGCTGTATTGGATGCAGGCCACTCATCGGCTGGATGAGAACTGGGGGCTCCGGGCAGCCATCCGTACGGCCAACCGCGTGAACCTCCCGCTGGTGATCCATCAGGGACTCGACCCCACGTATCCGCACGCCAGCGACCGCCACCACACGTTCATTCTGCAGGGCGCACGGGATACGGCGCGCCATGCCGAGTCCCTTGGCCTGCACTATCAGTTCGTGCTGCGACGCACACGCGAAGACGACAGACGCGTGGTGGATCGCGTGGCCGCGCGCGCGTATGTGGTGATCACCGATCTGTTTCCCACGGCGGGCATTCGCGAGCGAGTGGCGCGCTTTGCCGAACGGGTGAACTGTCGCGTGTTGGCGGTGGACAGTGTGTGTTCCGTGCCGAGCGGCGCGTTTACCAAGGCGGAGTTTGCGGCGCGCACCATTCGCCCCAAACTGGGCAAGCTGCTGGACCACGCTATTGAGCCGGTAGCGGAAGGCATGCCACGAGTGGCAGTGAGTGAGCCACTGCGCCTCTCGCTGCGTGCGACCATCGCCGAAGGGGGCGGGCTGGTGCCATTGGCACTGGCCACCATGAGTGATGACGACATTGCACGGGAAGTCGCGCAGTGCGAGATCGACCACACCGTTCCGGCGGTGGCGCTGGCGGGAGGCAGTGTGGCGGCGACGGCGCGCTTTGCGGCGTTTCTTTTCTCGGCGCTGCCCAACTACGCGGAGCAGCGCAACGAAGCGGGCGATGCCGACGGCACATCACGGTTGTCGCCGTATCTGCATTACGGACAGATCCCATCGGCGCGATTGATTCGCGAGGCGCGCACGACCGGAGTGGCGGCCGCCGACCTGGATGCGTTTGTGCAGCAGGTCACCACCTGGCGTGAGCTGGCGTACAACTGGTGTGTACGGACCCCCAACTTCGACCAGCTTTCGGCACTGCCCGATTGGGTGCAACGCACCATGGCCGAGCATGTGAACGACCCCCGGCCGGCGTTGTACGATCTGGAGGAGCTTGAGACGGGACACACCGGTGATCGCTTGTGGAATGCGTCGCAACACGAACTGGTGACACAGGGCATTATCCACAACTATCCCCGCATGCTGTGGGGCAAGACGATCCTGCTCTGGACACCGGATTACGAGCAGGCACGCACCATCATGTTTCACCTGAACGACAAGTACGCGCTCGACGGGCGTGACCCGAACAGCGTGGGTGGCATTATGTGGTGCCTCGGGTTGTGGGACCGCCCCTGGGGGAACAAGCCTGTCTGGGGCGGTATCCGCCCCATGGTGACGCACCGGGCGAAGATGAAATTCGATGTGGAGGGGTACATCGCGCGGGTACGCGGGAGCCGGCTGCTGTGA
- a CDS encoding threonine ammonia-lyase, whose translation MSSFNPAIVPAVSAVRTAAERLRTFLPPSRVARHDALSDALGVDVWFKYELENPTGSFKVRGAYNVLAGLSPEDREKGVVASSAGNHGLGVAYAARAFETPAMLYVPSTAPQVKKDGIRSLGTVVNDEAPDYDAAMVLAKAHAAREGIRFINPCLGLDLLAGQGTVALELLEQLPDLRTVVICTGGGGLLGGMGAVFRPLAPQVRVVGVQTVETAAMTKSVRAGMVIDSPVTPTLADGLAGQIDDDALHIGQTCADELLLVSEEELGETIAWLHRTTGMAVEGAGAVTVAALRHGKLDAPTGPLVALVSGRNIDPSRLQHLLAQFPG comes from the coding sequence ATGTCCTCCTTCAATCCAGCCATTGTTCCCGCAGTCAGTGCGGTGCGGACCGCCGCCGAACGGCTGCGCACGTTCTTGCCACCCAGTCGCGTGGCGCGCCATGACGCGTTGAGTGATGCCCTCGGGGTAGACGTCTGGTTCAAGTATGAACTGGAGAACCCCACCGGGTCGTTCAAGGTGCGCGGTGCGTACAACGTGTTGGCCGGCCTCTCGCCGGAGGATCGGGAGAAAGGGGTGGTGGCGTCGAGTGCCGGCAATCATGGCCTCGGTGTGGCCTACGCCGCGCGGGCGTTCGAGACCCCCGCCATGTTGTACGTCCCCAGCACGGCCCCCCAGGTGAAGAAGGATGGCATCCGGTCGCTGGGCACTGTCGTCAACGATGAGGCGCCGGACTACGATGCGGCCATGGTCCTGGCCAAGGCGCACGCGGCGCGCGAGGGCATTCGTTTCATCAATCCGTGCCTGGGGCTCGATTTGCTGGCCGGTCAGGGGACGGTGGCGCTGGAGCTTCTGGAGCAACTCCCCGACCTGCGGACCGTGGTGATTTGCACCGGCGGCGGTGGCTTGCTTGGCGGAATGGGGGCCGTCTTCCGCCCGCTCGCCCCTCAGGTGCGTGTCGTTGGTGTGCAGACCGTGGAAACGGCGGCGATGACGAAGAGTGTCCGCGCGGGAATGGTGATCGACTCGCCGGTCACGCCGACGCTCGCCGACGGCCTGGCGGGGCAGATTGATGACGACGCCTTGCATATCGGGCAGACCTGCGCCGACGAGCTGCTGCTGGTCAGCGAGGAGGAGCTGGGCGAAACGATCGCCTGGCTGCATCGCACGACCGGCATGGCGGTGGAAGGCGCCGGCGCCGTTACCGTGGCGGCGCTCCGGCATGGAAAACTGGATGCGCCCACGGGTCCGCTGGTGGCCCTGGTGAGCGGCCGAAATATCGACCCGTCACGGCTCCAGCATCTGCTCGCCCAGTTTCCGGGCTGA
- a CDS encoding KGG domain-containing protein, producing the protein MTGKSRRGFASMDPARQREIASKGGRAAHEKGTAHEWSSNEAREAGRKGGVTVSRDRAHMAAIGREGGESRSAAARQARISRGSEREVPMQVSRDMGQPLSVPADRTRSDVPRIDESSAR; encoded by the coding sequence ATGACCGGAAAGAGCCGACGCGGCTTCGCGTCAATGGATCCTGCGCGTCAGCGTGAGATCGCGAGCAAGGGCGGCCGAGCCGCTCATGAGAAGGGTACGGCGCACGAGTGGTCGTCCAATGAGGCCCGGGAAGCTGGGCGCAAGGGCGGCGTAACCGTGAGCCGGGATCGGGCCCACATGGCTGCCATTGGCCGTGAAGGAGGGGAATCCCGCAGCGCAGCGGCGCGGCAGGCGCGGATTTCCCGTGGATCGGAACGGGAAGTTCCAATGCAGGTGTCACGTGATATGGGGCAGCCGCTTTCGGTGCCTGCCGACCGTACCCGGAGCGACGTGCCCCGGATCGACGAGTCGTCGGCGCGCTGA
- the rnz gene encoding ribonuclease Z → MPLLVRFLGTAASRPTVERGVASLALIREGQTLLFDCGEGTQRQMMRFGVSFAFEDLFFTHTHSDHILGITGLIRTMALQGRTERLRLWAPRGAGKTLRQCISLGGERTTFPVDITELEAGATLSRGDYRIETFAVSHGPSASLGYALVEEERKGRFNPELARELGIPEGPLWGRIHRGESITLEDGRIIEARVLVGERRRGRRVVITGDTRPCAATIEAARDADLLIHEATFADEEAQRALETGHSTAREAAEVAHAAGARRLALTHISARYSLNAKELEREARQVFRETVVVKDGTEIVLGLTEELATQLPSPDAD, encoded by the coding sequence ATGCCGCTGCTCGTTCGTTTCCTTGGTACCGCCGCCTCCCGCCCCACGGTTGAGCGCGGAGTCGCTTCTCTCGCTCTAATACGAGAGGGCCAGACTCTTCTTTTCGACTGCGGGGAAGGGACCCAGCGTCAGATGATGCGGTTCGGGGTCTCGTTTGCTTTCGAAGATCTCTTCTTCACGCACACGCATTCCGACCACATTCTGGGTATTACCGGACTCATCCGTACTATGGCGCTGCAAGGGCGGACCGAGCGCCTACGATTGTGGGCTCCCCGTGGCGCCGGCAAAACGTTGCGTCAATGCATCAGTTTGGGTGGCGAGCGCACCACGTTTCCTGTAGACATCACTGAGCTCGAAGCCGGCGCCACACTTTCACGTGGCGACTACCGAATTGAGACATTTGCCGTGAGCCATGGCCCGTCCGCCTCGCTCGGCTACGCCCTCGTTGAAGAAGAACGGAAGGGGCGGTTCAACCCGGAGCTCGCCCGCGAGCTCGGCATCCCCGAAGGGCCGCTCTGGGGGCGCATTCACCGAGGGGAGTCCATTACCCTCGAGGACGGGCGGATCATTGAGGCCAGGGTGCTGGTTGGCGAACGCCGCCGAGGACGCCGGGTCGTGATTACCGGCGATACCCGCCCGTGTGCCGCCACTATTGAGGCCGCACGCGATGCCGACCTGCTGATCCACGAGGCGACCTTTGCCGACGAGGAAGCCCAGCGCGCGCTGGAGACGGGGCATAGCACGGCGCGCGAGGCCGCAGAAGTGGCGCACGCCGCTGGTGCGCGGAGATTGGCCCTGACCCACATCTCGGCCCGCTATTCACTCAACGCCAAGGAGCTGGAGCGCGAGGCCAGACAGGTGTTCCGGGAAACGGTGGTGGTGAAAGACGGTACCGAGATCGTGCTGGGACTCACCGAGGAGTTGGCCACGCAGCTGCCGTCCCCGGATGCCGACTAG
- a CDS encoding MFS transporter codes for MTADATGGAPDTFAALRIPNFRRYILALFTLTLGVQIQGTVVGWQIYDLTRDPLALGLVGLAEALPAISMSLFAGHVADTHDRRRVAVMALSVLVGCSLALWWLGHPAPIGDTPLTAPERVRAIYAVIVVSGIARAFLQPARQALSAELVPRPLYSNAITWRSGSWQLAAVLGPALGGLLYAMGGITLSYAVDALLMAFAVVVLLLVRHTSPVRDASGEPMRVAILGGLRFVFADSLLLSALTLDLFSVLFGGAVALLPLFAGEILQAGPTGLGLLRAAPAAGAVVSSVLLTRFPPFAHSGRNLLLAVTGFGLCTIGFGLSRSLPLSMAFLALGGASDMISVVIRSLMLQMRTPEALLGRVSSVNQIFIGSSNEIGAFESGLTARWWGAVTAVVVGGVATLAVVGTIAWRVPSLRRLKQLKT; via the coding sequence ATGACCGCTGACGCCACCGGCGGCGCGCCCGATACCTTTGCGGCGCTCCGCATTCCCAATTTTCGTCGCTATATCCTGGCGCTGTTCACCCTCACGCTCGGGGTGCAGATCCAGGGCACGGTAGTTGGCTGGCAGATTTACGATCTCACCCGTGATCCGCTGGCGTTGGGACTGGTGGGGCTGGCGGAGGCACTGCCCGCCATCAGCATGTCCCTCTTTGCGGGACACGTGGCCGATACGCACGACCGTCGGCGCGTGGCCGTAATGGCGCTCAGTGTCCTGGTGGGCTGTTCTCTCGCGTTGTGGTGGCTGGGGCATCCGGCCCCCATTGGTGACACGCCACTAACGGCGCCCGAGCGGGTACGGGCCATCTATGCCGTGATTGTCGTGAGCGGAATTGCCCGCGCCTTTTTGCAGCCGGCCCGCCAGGCGCTCAGCGCGGAGCTGGTGCCACGCCCGTTGTACAGCAATGCCATTACCTGGCGCAGTGGCAGCTGGCAGTTGGCGGCCGTGCTGGGGCCTGCGTTGGGCGGCCTGCTCTACGCGATGGGCGGCATCACCCTCAGTTATGCGGTGGATGCGCTGCTGATGGCATTCGCCGTGGTGGTGCTTCTGCTCGTGCGACATACCTCGCCGGTACGGGACGCCAGCGGGGAACCCATGCGCGTGGCCATTCTTGGCGGCCTGCGTTTCGTGTTTGCTGACTCGCTGCTTCTCAGCGCCCTCACGCTCGACTTGTTCTCGGTGCTGTTTGGTGGGGCCGTGGCGCTGCTCCCGCTCTTCGCCGGCGAAATTCTGCAGGCCGGTCCCACGGGCCTCGGGCTGCTGCGTGCGGCTCCCGCCGCCGGCGCCGTGGTGTCGAGTGTGCTGCTCACGCGCTTTCCCCCCTTTGCGCATTCCGGTCGCAATCTGTTGCTCGCCGTGACCGGCTTTGGGCTGTGCACTATTGGGTTTGGCCTCAGCCGCAGCCTGCCGCTTTCCATGGCGTTCCTGGCGCTGGGCGGGGCCAGTGACATGATCAGCGTGGTGATTCGCAGTCTCATGCTTCAGATGCGCACCCCGGAGGCGCTGCTGGGGCGCGTCTCCAGCGTGAATCAGATCTTCATTGGCAGCTCAAACGAAATTGGCGCCTTCGAAAGCGGGCTCACGGCCCGCTGGTGGGGGGCGGTAACGGCGGTCGTGGTCGGTGGCGTTGCGACGCTGGCCGTGGTGGGGACCATTGCCTGGCGCGTGCCGAGCCTGCGCCGGCTCAAACAGCTCAAGACCTAG
- a CDS encoding transporter: protein MSFRHLLTAVVAGTSLSACATMGTRDALVSDRPDFTEATVLVDKGHVQVESGSTFSREGDTRSTAFGEVLMRAGLASKVELRVAGNSFVRERAGDALTSGMQDASVGFKFKLAEGPESPSWKPALSVITHTTVPSGSRVYRTQRAQPEVKVLGAWTLSDRVSFSSNFNVARPYDGVRSFTEYAGSGSFGIAATGRVGLYAEAYAFAPQDGSKVVSKYVNSGFTFLFSPDVQLDVRGGVGPTTMAKRDYFAGVGLVVRR, encoded by the coding sequence ATGTCATTTCGTCATTTGCTGACCGCCGTCGTGGCGGGTACGTCCCTGTCCGCCTGTGCCACTATGGGTACGCGTGACGCGCTGGTCTCGGACCGACCGGACTTTACGGAAGCCACCGTGCTGGTGGATAAAGGGCATGTGCAGGTCGAGTCTGGCAGCACCTTCTCCCGCGAGGGGGACACGCGCTCAACGGCGTTCGGCGAAGTCCTCATGCGGGCGGGACTGGCCAGCAAGGTGGAACTCCGCGTCGCGGGCAACTCCTTCGTGCGCGAGCGCGCTGGTGATGCGCTTACCAGCGGGATGCAGGACGCTTCCGTGGGCTTCAAGTTCAAGCTCGCCGAAGGACCGGAATCGCCGTCGTGGAAGCCGGCGCTCTCCGTCATCACGCACACCACGGTGCCGAGCGGATCGCGCGTGTATCGGACGCAGCGTGCCCAGCCCGAGGTGAAAGTCCTTGGCGCCTGGACCCTCTCCGATCGGGTGAGTTTCTCCAGCAACTTCAATGTGGCGCGCCCCTATGACGGCGTCCGCAGCTTCACGGAATACGCCGGCAGCGGCTCATTCGGAATTGCCGCAACGGGTCGCGTGGGTCTGTATGCTGAAGCCTACGCCTTCGCCCCGCAGGATGGGTCCAAGGTGGTCAGCAAGTACGTGAACAGCGGCTTCACGTTTCTGTTCAGCCCCGACGTTCAGCTCGATGTGCGCGGTGGGGTTGGCCCCACCACGATGGCCAAGCGGGACTACTTCGCCGGCGTCGGATTGGTCGTGCGGCGCTGA
- a CDS encoding acyl-CoA thioesterase — translation MTDRPSRPVAASQHETSELIMPHDANILGHAFGGAIMAMVDKAAAVSAFRHARTACVTASIDRVDFREPIHVGDLVTCKASVNFVGTTSMEIGVRVEAEDLINGTRRHTNTCYLTFVAIDRNGRPVPIAKVDPETDEQQRRYDAAQARRRRRLEERQDEARTTNETGGSAPVRSM, via the coding sequence ATGACCGATCGACCGTCACGCCCCGTGGCCGCCTCGCAACACGAGACGAGCGAGCTCATTATGCCGCACGATGCCAATATCCTGGGGCACGCGTTCGGGGGGGCCATCATGGCCATGGTAGACAAAGCCGCCGCCGTGTCGGCATTCCGGCATGCCCGGACGGCCTGCGTCACCGCGTCCATTGATCGCGTGGATTTCCGCGAGCCCATTCACGTGGGCGACCTGGTCACCTGCAAGGCATCGGTCAACTTCGTGGGCACGACGTCCATGGAAATCGGTGTCCGCGTGGAAGCGGAAGATCTGATCAACGGCACGCGGCGACACACCAATACCTGCTATCTCACGTTCGTGGCGATTGATCGCAACGGGCGCCCGGTGCCCATTGCGAAGGTGGATCCGGAAACGGACGAACAGCAGCGTCGCTACGACGCCGCGCAGGCTCGCCGCCGCCGCCGCCTCGAGGAACGGCAGGATGAGGCACGCACCACCAACGAAACGGGAGGCTCGGCCCCAGTTCGTTCAATGTGA
- a CDS encoding cysteine desulfurase-like protein yields MSTTLVQTGSAETIASVEAIRAQFPALARREGDVPVAYFDGPGGTQVPRGVAEAMTYYLLHHNANTHWAYPTSAETDALLMQARETLADFLGATAGEIAFGANMTTLLFHIARAIGRGLKAGDEIIITELDHHANVAPWQALAKERGVVLKWLPLDLDTYRHEAGAFERLLSDRTRVVAIGAASNILGTVSDVSRLVRLAKAAGAITVVDAVHYAPHNLVDVKALGADFLLCSAYKFYGPHVGVVYGRAEATAALDLPRLEPSPDWVPECLETGTQNHEGIVGAAAAVEFLASIAGDVLAPRRDRLAVAMSGLHARGEQLFAQLWQGLSDLEQVTLYGPPPGTPRTPTVSFRVNGYSSEAVARFMAPRGVYLSHGDFYATTVARRLGYAEEGFVRAGCSCYSTADEIARLVDGVRVLVQGH; encoded by the coding sequence ATGTCCACCACTCTCGTGCAGACGGGTAGTGCCGAAACGATTGCCAGTGTGGAGGCCATTCGCGCCCAGTTCCCGGCGCTGGCTCGACGCGAAGGGGATGTGCCGGTGGCGTACTTCGACGGTCCAGGGGGCACCCAGGTGCCCAGGGGCGTCGCCGAAGCCATGACGTATTACCTGCTGCATCACAACGCCAACACCCACTGGGCGTATCCCACCAGCGCGGAGACCGACGCGCTGCTCATGCAGGCGCGCGAAACGCTGGCCGATTTCCTTGGCGCGACGGCCGGAGAAATTGCCTTTGGCGCCAACATGACCACGCTGCTCTTTCACATCGCGCGGGCCATTGGCCGCGGGCTCAAGGCGGGCGATGAGATCATCATCACCGAGCTGGATCACCACGCCAATGTGGCGCCGTGGCAGGCGTTGGCGAAGGAGCGGGGCGTGGTGCTCAAGTGGCTGCCCCTCGATCTCGACACGTATCGGCACGAAGCCGGTGCGTTTGAACGACTGCTCTCCGATCGTACCCGAGTGGTCGCCATCGGGGCCGCTTCGAACATCCTTGGTACCGTCAGCGATGTGTCGCGTCTGGTGCGACTCGCGAAGGCCGCCGGGGCCATCACGGTGGTGGATGCCGTGCACTATGCACCGCATAACCTGGTGGACGTGAAGGCCCTGGGGGCGGACTTCCTGTTGTGCAGCGCGTACAAGTTCTACGGGCCGCATGTGGGCGTCGTGTACGGGCGCGCGGAGGCCACGGCCGCGCTCGACCTGCCGCGTCTTGAACCGTCACCCGACTGGGTGCCGGAGTGTCTGGAAACCGGCACGCAGAATCACGAAGGCATTGTCGGGGCAGCGGCCGCCGTGGAGTTTCTGGCCAGCATCGCCGGCGATGTGTTGGCGCCGCGACGGGACCGACTGGCGGTGGCCATGAGCGGGTTGCACGCACGTGGCGAGCAGCTGTTCGCGCAACTGTGGCAGGGGCTTTCCGACCTGGAGCAGGTCACGCTCTATGGCCCGCCACCGGGCACTCCGCGCACGCCGACCGTGTCGTTCCGCGTGAACGGCTATTCGTCGGAAGCGGTGGCCCGTTTCATGGCACCGCGTGGCGTGTATCTGTCGCACGGGGACTTCTACGCCACCACGGTGGCCCGCCGATTGGGCTATGCGGAAGAAGGGTTCGTACGCGCCGGTTGCAGCTGCTACAGCACCGCCGATGAGATTGCGCGGCTGGTGGATGGCGTTCGCGTACTGGTGCAGGGGCACTGA